GATGACGTTCGGGGCGCGGCGCCTGTTGCCAGCACCGAGATCCAAGACGTTCGCGTCCGGTTCGAGCTCGTGGAGGAGCCGTCTGACACATCGGTTCCAGCGCGGTGCAGGATACGGACACCCAATGAGGTGAGATAAGAACGGGTTTTGTCTGAGTTTGCGTTTTATGCGTGAAATTAGATCCGGTCGCGATTCTGGCATAAGAATAGTTGTCGGTACAATTTTTCTGCGAAAAATCTTTCAGTTTTATAGTTTTCAGTTCTCAGTACGCTTTTTCTGCGAAAAATCTTTCAGTCGTCAGAAAAAGACTTCTTAACTGAGTACTGAAAACTGAGCACTGAGTACTACGATGATGAACAACCCTTCTGAAAAACATAGGAACCCCCTCGGCAATTTCGGGACGTTAACAGTCCGTCTGTGTGCGAACGTCTGGCATCAATTCCGGGAACATAACTGTTTGCAACAAGCGTCGGCGTTGGCGTTTAATACGTTGGTGTGTCTTGTACCGTTGTCGGCTGTTGCGCTGTTCCTGTTAAAGACGTTCGGCGCCGTTGAAGACGGTAATTCACCGTTGATCGCCGCGCTCGATAATTTCCTGCCGCGTTACGGTGCTGAAGAGATTGTATCAGAACTCTCCGCATTTGCCAATAGAAATCTTGGCGGACTCGGTATCGGCGGATTTTTGCTGTTTCTGCTCGTCTCAACGCTGTTGTTCATGTCTGTCGAGCAGCATCTCAATGACATCTGGAGTGCGCGGCGGCGGTTGCCGGTGATGCGTGCGTTTCAGAAATACGCCGTCTTCTATACGTTGTTAACGGTCGGACCGCTGCTCATCTTCCTTTTCTTTTCCGGTGCACAGAACTGGCTGTTCGGACCCATATTCTCGTGGCTACTGATCTACTGCCTCTTTTTCTTCATGTACATTGCGATGCCGAATACCACCGTGAAGTGGCGCGCGGCACTGCTCGGAACGTTTGTCGCGGGGACACTGTTCCAGATTGCGCGGATCGCGTTCGGACGTTATTTTGAACTGGTCTGGAAGAATTATAGTAACATCTACGGCGCATTGGCACTCCTTATTATCCTCGCTATCTGGACGTATGCGGCTTGGGTGATTATCCTGCTCGGTGCGGAGGCCTCACATGTGTCTCAGCATTTAGATCCGCGGGGTCTCGCGCGTGGGAAGCTGCGACGTAGCAGCAACAGCTATCTGAACAGTGCTGGTGTTATCGCGCTGTTCCTAATTGTGGCGGAGCGGTTCGTGAAGGGTGAGGGTGCGTGTACAACGGAGCAGGTCGCGATGTGTGCAGGTGTTTCGGAAGAGGTTGTGCATACGAGTTTTGAGCAGTTCAAGGCGGCGGGGTTAATCTATGAGATTCAAGGCGATACGGATGGGTATCTCCCGGCACGCGGGCTGTCGGAGATTACGTTAGATCAACTTGTCGCAGCGGTTGAGGGTGAGATGACGGCGTATTTTGTGGAGGGACTATCATCTGAAGCGGGTGCGCGTGTGTTGAGTGTCTTGACAGCGTCCCAGCGGGAGTGTTTGGCGGATGTTACAGTTGCGTCGTTGTTGTAAGGGGATTTGGGTCGCCACAAGTGTCAATTTAGCGGTCATCCAGGCCCGGTAGGTTCGGTTTCCCAACCGTCGCGCCCCCCAGGACCGGTAGATGCGGAATGTAATACAAGGAACGGATTTAGTCTAACCCCAGACTAAATCCCCTAACCGCATCGGGCATATCCAAAAACTATGCCAAACCGCGCCTACCGGCTTTGGGAACCATGGCGGGTTTCAAGATGTTTTTGAAGTTATCAATGTTTCCGCGTAGAACCCGGTTCGGTTGGGAAACCGAACCTACCGGCCTGGGGACCACGACGGTTATTTTTCTTAAATTGACACCTATGGTGTGGTTAGAAAACCGCATCTACCGGCCCGGGAGGCGCGACGGTTAGGAAAACACACCTACCGGATTTGATAACTGACCACCCATACCTACTTCGGCGAAAACTCACTGGCTTTGACGTAATAGAAAAACCCGATACACATCTCATCTGTCGTCTTTTCGCCCCAGCCGACAGGCACAGGCGGATCGTGCGGGTTGGCTGGATTCTCCGCCGAATTGTCGAAATGCGCAACGAGGTTCACATGTGTACCCGCCGGTAGAAATAGCGGTTCCGTATAATGATAGATGTCTTGCCAATTGAAATCCCAATCCTTGATCCAGATCATATCATGCGCTTCACCTTCCGGGGTCGTCGCGATGAGACGCATATCGCGCCCGAGGAGATGCATGTGCGGCATCGCCGCTAAGAGATAGACATCCTG
This region of Candidatus Poribacteria bacterium genomic DNA includes:
- a CDS encoding YihY family inner membrane protein, which gives rise to MMNNPSEKHRNPLGNFGTLTVRLCANVWHQFREHNCLQQASALAFNTLVCLVPLSAVALFLLKTFGAVEDGNSPLIAALDNFLPRYGAEEIVSELSAFANRNLGGLGIGGFLLFLLVSTLLFMSVEQHLNDIWSARRRLPVMRAFQKYAVFYTLLTVGPLLIFLFFSGAQNWLFGPIFSWLLIYCLFFFMYIAMPNTTVKWRAALLGTFVAGTLFQIARIAFGRYFELVWKNYSNIYGALALLIILAIWTYAAWVIILLGAEASHVSQHLDPRGLARGKLRRSSNSYLNSAGVIALFLIVAERFVKGEGACTTEQVAMCAGVSEEVVHTSFEQFKAAGLIYEIQGDTDGYLPARGLSEITLDQLVAAVEGEMTAYFVEGLSSEAGARVLSVLTASQRECLADVTVASLL